A window of the Plasmodium vinckei vinckei genome assembly, chromosome: PVVCY_08 genome harbors these coding sequences:
- a CDS encoding 6-cysteine protein has translation MANLKDIEVGNYFICNLKDYPTGNCSVDHDYNKTIKLLCPIVHNKNSSDKVYDPSYCFKYDGIKDEFIINNKQNHIHNTLPGVILTNHIENDTYNLSIYPPFVVKEDITIVCICDSEKGNEGITPYLKINIKKTHGLNNNLEGDYIKGCDYGNNIGKYQFLTKPVKYVSNPVCEINAYPGDVVGINCNSYTTKMQGARLEPENCFSMVYFSNLTMQFAKTSVNNIMPNAKYYPDLTPHPGNQNSKMFLTSYLLIPNDIERDILIYCHCSYNGNKGLAIFNIFATKTS, from the coding sequence AATTGCAGTGTTGATCATGATTATaacaaaacaataaaattgCTTTGTCCTATTGTTCATAATAAGAATAGCAGTGATAAGGTATATGATCCTtcatattgttttaaatatgatGGGATAAAAGatgaatttattataaataataaacaaaatcaTATACACAACACTTTACCTGGagttatattaacaaatcATATAGAAAACGATACTTATAATTTGAGTATATATCCACCGTTTGTTGTAAAAGAAGATATAACTATTGTTTGTATATGTGACAGTGAAAAAGGAAATGAAGGAATAACACCGTATcttaaaataaacataaaaaaaacacatggcttgaataataatttagaaGGTGATTATATAAAAGGGTGTGATTATGGAAACAATATAGGTAAATATCAATTTTTAACAAAGCCTGTAAAATATGTTAGCAATCCTGTTTGCGAAATAAATGCATATCCTGGGGATGTTGTTGGAATAAATTGTAATAGTTATACTACTAAAATGCAAGGCGCCCGTTTAGAACCAGAAAATTGTTTTAGCAtggtatatttttctaatttaACAATGCAATTTGCAAAAACGagtgtaaataatataatgccTAATGCAAAATATTATCCCGATTTAACACCTCATCCTGGAAAtcaaaattcaaaaatgtTCTTAACGTCATACTTATTGATACCTAATGACATAGAAAGGgacattttaatatattgcCATTGCTCATATAACGGAAACAAAGGATTAGCAatatttaacatttttgCTACAAAAACAAGTTAA